Proteins from a genomic interval of Toxotes jaculatrix isolate fToxJac2 chromosome 5, fToxJac2.pri, whole genome shotgun sequence:
- the wu:fa25f02 gene encoding integumentary mucin C.1, which produces MIEERGARPHVTRGSQLLRGQKYTEDESTLPEIKVKKKRDAHPFSSRKCCSQPGDLSVFAVLKTRITAHRWCRKWTLLSPPPGLRPIPPEHRPLVTVPVECAHACGDGGVSGNKTSDPNNKSQTFSATEDQSSSSSSSPSTHTSVTHTDRGVPPTQSGSLSSQQPVSPDHQLPLPETDTQSAALRPSTITGSPTQAAQTGSITDTGTTTSTTAQPDRAVHTATVLVPSTTTTTTTTTITTTTTTTTTTPTTTTTATTTTTTPTTTTTTPVSTTTTAATTTTTPAPHPPTTVKATTTLTSGTTTVTVTTTTGTETAPPSSPAATPQPNATTTQMPAIQTTSVTSAITPANRNESVASGTGVAVVEVAGGALTRQLVDTASLLAVLLFGLLFFLVTVAVFATQAYESYRRKDYTQVDYLINGMYSDSGV; this is translated from the exons CAGGGGGCAGAAATACACCGAGGATGAGTCGACGCTGCCTGAAATaaaagtgaagaagaagagggacgCCCACCCTTTTTCCTCCAGGAAGTGCTGCTCTCAGCCTGGAGACCTTTCTGTGTTCGCTGTGTTGAAAACACGAATAACAGCACATCGCTG GTGCAGAAAGTGGACgctgctttctcctcctcctggtctCCGTCCCATTCCACCTGAGCATCGCCCCCTCGTGACCGTACCTGTCgagtgtgcacatgcat gtggtgatggtggtgtcagtggaaataaaacatcagaccctaacaacaaaagtcaaaccTTCAGTGCGACCGAGGACCAGTCCTCCTCCAGCTCATCTTCACCCAGCACCCACACCTCTGtcacccacacagacagaggtgtCCCACCCACCCAGTCTGGCTCACTGTCCAGTCAGCAGCCAGTATCACCAGACCACCAGCTTCCATTACCAGAGACAGACACCCAGTCTGCAGCCCTTCGTCCGTCTACCATCACAGGCTCGCCCACTCAGGCTGCTCAGACTGGATCCATTACAGATACTGGTACCACTACATCCACCACTGCACAGCCTGATAGGGCTGTACACACAGCCACTGTACTGGTGCcttctacaacaacaacaaccacaacaacaacaatcacaacaacaacaacaaccacaaccacaacacctacaacaacaacaacagcaaccacaacaacaacaacacctacaacaacaacaacaacaccagtGTCTACTactacaacagcagcaacaacaacaacaacaccagcaCCTCACCCTCCAACAACGGTAAAAGCAACAACCACACTTACAAGTGGAACCACTACTGTTACTGTAACTACAACCACAGGTACAGAGACGGCacctccatcatcaccagctgCCACGCCACAGCCAAATGCCACAACTACTCAGATGCCAGCGATTCAGACCACCTCTGTTACCAGTGCCATTACACCCGCCAATCGCAATGAGTCCGTCGCCTCGGGAACAGGGGTTGCCGTGGTAGAGGTAGCAGGGGGTGCTCTGACCAGGCAGCTGGTGGATACGGCGTCCCTGCTGGCGGTCCTGCTCTTCGGCCTGCTCTTCTTCTTGGTCACGGTGGCCGTGTTTGCCACACAGGCCTACGAGAGCTACAGGAGGAAGGACTACACCCAGGTGGATTACCTGATCAACGGCATGTACTCAGACTCCGGGGTGTGA